The Flavobacterium commune genome contains a region encoding:
- a CDS encoding glycosyltransferase family 117 protein → MNKESFNFKKWNTIIGWIAFGIALITYSLTVEPTMSFWDCGEYIATAAKLEVGHPPGAPLFQMIGAFFAMFAASAQHVALMVNMTSVFSSAFTILFMFWSSTMILRKIVNKDEEANKSNDIAILGSSLVGALAYTFSDSFWYNAVEAEVYAMASLLIALLFWLGLRWEQDMDKPRGNKWLLIICLVTGLSFGVHFMALLTIPAIGFLYYFKNYKTITIKNFIIANVVVVSVLLFIFKLLLPLTMAFFAKTEVFTVNSLGMPFDSGTILAALALIAAFYFGLKYTKNKGLITYNTLILCILFILIGFSTWLMLPIRANANVIINENRPSDAREVLAYYNREQYGSNPLFYGPQYTEAFAGLDPENPYRDKAPNYERDYKTGKYVIVNNYKNAEQNSDDAQKSFLPRMWSTSNIENYINFTNPPQFSINPNYPYENDLARYGVDASKLSEEDYNRAIAQLKNEVEKTITEFRQAYAQKQIDNEGYVKFLRSYSDYLIIEKPTMTDNLSFMVEYQFGYMYWRYLMWNFVGRQSDNQGRYDNQDGNWLSGIPFIDEIHLGSQDNLPTDALNNKGRNVYYFIPFILGLIGLMHHASKNLKSFYVLTILFLFTGIALKIYLNERPFEPRERDYALVGSFYVFAIWIGLGVYSLYESAKKYLNPKIAGPVIIAASLLTAPVLMAAQNWDDHDRSDKYTALAMAKAYLNSCDKDAILFTIGDNDTFPLWYAQEIEGIRTDIKIVNTSLFMTDWYIDQMKSKTYESEPLPISFTHDQYVGDKLDYVVSIPKIKSRWTVKSFMDFIKHPKSTVDMQNGQTIHFYPTNQVRIPVDKNAIIKSKMVAEKDYDSIVPYIDIDIQGSALYKNRLMMLDLVANNNWKRPIYFSGGAFEDEEYLWMKDYLQLDGMVYKLVPVKTTIPKDGNPMEMGQIDADKMYNIIMKWDWGNSDGDIYHDPETRRESITYRTNLSRLTDQLIKENKIDKAKKVINLAMQKMPIDKFGYYSLLEPFANNYYQVGEKAKAHELLTKLIGKYKENLNYYSKMSASDQSDIAIDIVTDIERYRALLDVMKKNNDTAFFQKNRATFNTYIDIFERFGRDKE, encoded by the coding sequence ATGAACAAGGAGTCTTTCAATTTCAAAAAATGGAATACTATCATAGGATGGATTGCTTTTGGAATCGCATTAATAACCTATTCTCTTACTGTTGAACCTACAATGAGCTTTTGGGACTGTGGGGAGTATATAGCCACAGCAGCAAAACTAGAGGTAGGTCACCCACCGGGAGCTCCTTTATTCCAAATGATTGGCGCCTTTTTTGCAATGTTTGCTGCCAGTGCACAACATGTTGCGTTAATGGTCAACATGACTTCTGTTTTCTCCAGTGCTTTTACTATTCTTTTTATGTTTTGGTCTTCTACCATGATTTTGAGAAAAATTGTAAATAAGGATGAAGAAGCCAACAAAAGTAATGACATTGCAATTCTGGGAAGTTCACTTGTAGGTGCTTTAGCTTATACTTTTTCCGATAGTTTTTGGTACAACGCCGTGGAAGCCGAAGTTTACGCCATGGCATCCCTGCTTATTGCTTTACTTTTCTGGCTTGGATTGCGTTGGGAGCAAGACATGGATAAACCAAGAGGCAACAAATGGCTACTAATTATCTGTTTAGTAACCGGTTTATCGTTTGGTGTACACTTTATGGCATTATTAACTATCCCGGCAATAGGGTTTCTGTATTATTTTAAAAATTACAAAACCATAACCATTAAGAACTTTATTATTGCCAATGTAGTAGTTGTATCTGTTTTATTATTTATTTTCAAATTACTACTCCCTTTAACCATGGCTTTTTTTGCCAAAACAGAAGTTTTTACCGTTAACAGCCTTGGAATGCCTTTTGATTCAGGAACCATACTTGCTGCCTTAGCATTAATTGCTGCTTTTTATTTTGGATTAAAATACACCAAAAACAAAGGTTTAATAACTTACAACACCTTAATACTTTGCATATTATTTATACTAATTGGTTTCTCAACCTGGTTAATGTTGCCAATTCGCGCCAATGCCAATGTCATTATTAACGAAAACAGACCTTCGGATGCCCGAGAAGTATTAGCGTATTACAACCGCGAACAATACGGCTCCAACCCATTGTTTTACGGACCTCAATACACCGAAGCCTTTGCAGGACTAGACCCTGAAAATCCTTATCGTGACAAAGCTCCTAACTACGAGAGAGATTACAAAACAGGAAAATATGTTATTGTAAATAATTATAAAAACGCCGAACAAAACAGTGATGACGCTCAAAAATCGTTTTTACCAAGAATGTGGAGCACAAGTAATATTGAAAATTATATCAATTTTACAAACCCTCCACAATTTAGCATCAACCCAAACTATCCTTATGAAAATGATTTAGCCAGATATGGAGTGGATGCGAGCAAACTTTCTGAAGAAGATTACAACCGTGCCATTGCTCAATTAAAGAATGAGGTAGAAAAAACAATCACTGAATTCAGGCAAGCTTATGCTCAAAAACAAATAGACAACGAAGGCTATGTAAAATTCTTAAGAAGCTACAGCGATTACCTAATCATTGAAAAACCTACCATGACTGACAATCTTAGTTTCATGGTCGAATATCAATTTGGGTATATGTATTGGAGATATTTAATGTGGAATTTCGTAGGCCGTCAAAGCGACAATCAGGGAAGATACGACAATCAGGACGGAAACTGGCTAAGCGGAATACCATTTATAGATGAGATTCATTTAGGTTCTCAGGACAATCTGCCTACCGATGCCTTAAACAATAAAGGCCGTAATGTTTATTATTTCATTCCTTTTATTCTGGGACTTATCGGACTAATGCACCATGCCAGCAAAAACTTAAAAAGCTTTTATGTTTTAACTATTTTATTTCTTTTTACAGGAATAGCATTAAAAATCTACTTAAACGAAAGACCTTTTGAACCACGAGAAAGAGACTACGCCTTAGTAGGCTCCTTCTATGTTTTTGCCATCTGGATTGGATTAGGCGTTTATTCATTATACGAAAGCGCCAAAAAATATCTAAACCCAAAAATTGCCGGACCGGTTATCATAGCAGCTTCTTTATTGACAGCTCCTGTATTAATGGCTGCACAAAACTGGGACGACCACGACCGCTCAGACAAATATACGGCTCTTGCTATGGCTAAAGCCTACTTAAACTCTTGCGACAAGGATGCTATTTTATTTACCATTGGAGACAATGACACTTTCCCTTTATGGTATGCTCAGGAAATTGAAGGTATCAGAACTGACATAAAAATTGTCAACACTAGTCTTTTTATGACAGACTGGTACATTGACCAAATGAAATCAAAAACCTATGAATCAGAACCACTCCCTATTTCGTTTACTCACGATCAATATGTAGGTGATAAACTGGATTATGTAGTAAGTATTCCAAAAATAAAAAGCCGATGGACTGTAAAAAGTTTTATGGATTTTATAAAACACCCTAAATCTACTGTTGATATGCAGAACGGACAAACCATCCATTTCTACCCAACAAATCAGGTTAGAATTCCGGTGGACAAAAACGCTATCATCAAAAGCAAAATGGTTGCAGAGAAAGATTACGATTCTATCGTTCCTTATATTGATATTGACATCCAAGGAAGTGCCTTATACAAAAACCGACTGATGATGCTGGATTTAGTTGCTAACAACAACTGGAAAAGACCAATCTATTTTAGCGGCGGGGCTTTTGAAGACGAAGAATATTTATGGATGAAAGACTACCTGCAACTTGACGGTATGGTTTACAAATTAGTCCCTGTAAAAACTACCATTCCTAAAGACGGAAACCCTATGGAAATGGGACAAATTGATGCTGATAAAATGTACAACATCATCATGAAATGGGATTGGGGCAATAGCGATGGTGATATATACCACGATCCGGAAACCCGTAGAGAAAGTATCACCTACAGGACCAATCTTTCTCGATTGACGGATCAATTAATTAAAGAAAATAAAATAGACAAGGCTAAAAAAGTAATCAATCTGGCTATGCAAAAAATGCCAATTGACAAATTTGGCTACTATTCTTTACTGGAACCATTTGCAAATAACTATTACCAGGTAGGTGAAAAAGCAAAAGCACATGAACTACTTACTAAATTAATAGGCAAGTACAAAGAAAATCTAAATTACTACAGCAAAATGAGCGCTTCTGACCAATCGGACATAGCGATAGATATTGTTACTGATATTGAGCGATACAGAGCCTTACTGGACGTAATGAAGAAAAATAACGACACCGCTTTCTTCCAAAAAAACCGGGCAACTTTCAATACTTATATTGATATTTTCGAACGTTTTGGACGTGATAAAGAATAA
- a CDS encoding universal stress protein translates to MKRILVPTDFSTRAENALKVAAQIARKNNCEIHLLHMLEIPSQMNDAITGGAAIPEIMLFLQKAKEKMQFIKEKNYLKELTVIDFIQLEKASHGILSFINKEEIDLVVMGSNGVSGIEELILGSNTEKVVRLSPAPVIVIKEEINNFNPENIVFASDFSEEIRKPFQKILDFANSFDAKLNLVTVCTPNSFKTTAIANKIAKKFISEFEIKNYSFNIYNDVNIEKGIIHFAKDINADLISLCTHGRTGLSHFFTGSISEDLANHASKPLLVLKI, encoded by the coding sequence ATGAAACGAATTCTTGTCCCTACCGATTTCTCAACACGAGCCGAAAACGCTCTAAAAGTAGCCGCTCAAATAGCCCGAAAGAACAATTGCGAAATTCATCTTTTACACATGCTTGAAATTCCAAGTCAAATGAATGACGCTATAACCGGCGGAGCTGCAATACCGGAAATCATGCTGTTTTTACAAAAAGCAAAAGAAAAAATGCAGTTCATTAAAGAAAAAAACTACCTTAAAGAACTCACCGTAATTGATTTTATTCAGCTGGAAAAAGCCTCTCACGGAATCCTTTCCTTCATCAATAAAGAAGAAATTGACTTAGTTGTAATGGGTTCCAATGGCGTATCAGGAATCGAAGAACTCATATTAGGCTCAAATACCGAAAAAGTAGTCCGATTATCCCCAGCACCTGTAATTGTTATTAAGGAAGAAATCAACAACTTCAACCCTGAAAACATTGTTTTTGCTTCCGATTTTTCAGAAGAGATAAGAAAACCGTTTCAAAAAATCCTGGATTTCGCTAATTCTTTTGACGCTAAACTAAATCTGGTAACTGTATGTACTCCAAACAGCTTTAAAACAACAGCCATTGCCAACAAAATTGCAAAAAAGTTCATCAGCGAATTTGAAATAAAAAATTACTCATTCAATATCTACAATGACGTAAACATAGAAAAAGGCATTATCCATTTTGCCAAAGACATAAATGCCGATTTAATCAGCCTCTGCACACACGGAAGAACTGGTCTTTCTCATTTTTTCACCGGAAGCATCAGTGAAGATTTAGCCAATCACGCCTCCAAACCACTCTTAGTATTAAAAATATAA
- the rimP gene encoding ribosome assembly cofactor RimP, producing the protein MTFKEKVNTLLVEALEDRPTLFLIDLTITEAFKVMITLDDDNGVILQDCIDVSRAIESKLDREEQDYSLEVASVGVGSPLKMVRQYVKNIGRTLIVTTNTEKIEAELVDANEDFIILSWKAREPKKVGKGKETVQKEQQIPYTEIKEAVVTVTF; encoded by the coding sequence ATGACATTTAAAGAGAAAGTAAATACGTTGTTAGTGGAGGCTCTTGAAGATAGACCTACGCTTTTTTTGATTGATTTAACTATTACTGAAGCATTTAAAGTTATGATAACCTTAGATGATGATAATGGTGTAATTTTGCAGGACTGTATTGATGTAAGTCGGGCAATAGAGAGTAAGCTGGATAGAGAAGAACAGGATTATTCTTTAGAAGTAGCTTCAGTAGGTGTGGGATCTCCGTTAAAAATGGTTCGTCAGTATGTGAAGAATATTGGCAGAACCCTGATTGTGACTACAAATACTGAAAAAATTGAAGCTGAATTAGTTGATGCTAATGAAGATTTCATAATTTTGTCTTGGAAAGCAAGAGAGCCTAAAAAAGTAGGAAAAGGAAAAGAAACAGTACAGAAAGAACAACAAATACCTTATACAGAAATTAAAGAGGCAGTTGTTACAGTAACATTTTAA
- the nusA gene encoding transcription termination factor NusA, with protein MENLALIDSFSEFKDDKLIDRVTLMAILEDVFRNALKKKYGSDDNFDIIINPDKGDMEIWRRRVIVADEDLDFENEEITLTEARKIEADFEIGEEVSEEVKLIDLGRRAILALRQNLISKIHEHDNTNLYKQFKDLIGDIYTAEVHHVRPRVVILVDDEGNEIVLPKEKQIPSDFFRKGDNVRGIIESVELKGNKPQIIMSRTSEKFLEKLFEQEIPEVFDGLIMIKKVVRIPGEKAKVAVDSYDDRIDPVGACVGMKGSRIHGIVRELGNENIDVINYTNNIQLFITRALSPAKVSSIKINEEAKRAEVFLKLEEVSKAIGRGGHNIKLAGLLTGYELDVIREGDVEGTTADEDDVELTEFSDEIDEWIIEEFAKIGLDTAKSILKHDVEDLVRRTDLEEETILDVMKILKEEFDS; from the coding sequence ATGGAAAATTTAGCATTAATCGATTCATTTTCAGAGTTTAAAGATGATAAACTTATTGATCGTGTAACGCTTATGGCAATTTTAGAAGATGTATTTAGAAATGCATTGAAGAAAAAATACGGTTCAGATGATAATTTCGATATCATTATCAATCCTGATAAAGGAGATATGGAAATTTGGAGAAGAAGAGTAATTGTTGCTGATGAAGATTTAGATTTCGAAAATGAAGAGATTACTTTAACCGAGGCTAGAAAAATCGAAGCTGATTTTGAAATTGGAGAAGAAGTTTCTGAAGAGGTAAAATTGATTGATTTAGGAAGAAGAGCTATTTTGGCTTTGCGTCAAAATTTGATTTCTAAAATTCATGAACACGATAATACAAATCTTTATAAGCAATTTAAAGATTTAATAGGTGATATATACACCGCCGAAGTACACCATGTAAGACCAAGAGTTGTTATTCTTGTTGATGATGAAGGAAATGAAATTGTTTTGCCAAAAGAAAAACAAATTCCATCAGATTTTTTCCGTAAAGGAGATAACGTTCGCGGAATTATTGAAAGCGTTGAATTAAAAGGAAATAAACCTCAAATTATTATGTCCAGAACTTCTGAGAAGTTCTTGGAAAAATTATTTGAACAGGAAATTCCGGAAGTTTTTGACGGTTTAATCATGATCAAAAAAGTAGTGAGAATTCCGGGTGAAAAAGCAAAAGTAGCGGTGGATTCTTATGATGACAGAATTGACCCGGTAGGGGCTTGTGTGGGGATGAAAGGTTCTCGTATTCACGGAATTGTACGTGAGTTAGGTAATGAAAACATTGATGTTATTAATTATACTAATAATATTCAACTGTTTATTACAAGAGCATTGAGTCCTGCAAAGGTTTCTTCGATTAAAATCAATGAAGAAGCTAAAAGAGCTGAGGTATTCCTGAAATTAGAAGAGGTTTCAAAAGCAATTGGTAGAGGAGGACACAACATTAAATTAGCCGGTTTATTAACGGGTTATGAGTTGGATGTTATCAGAGAAGGAGATGTTGAAGGAACTACAGCAGATGAAGATGATGTTGAATTAACAGAGTTTTCAGATGAAATAGACGAGTGGATTATCGAAGAATTTGCAAAAATTGGATTAGATACTGCTAAAAGTATATTGAAACATGATGTAGAAGATTTAGTAAGAAGAACAGATTTAGAGGAGGAAACAATTCTGGATGTAATGAAAATATTGAAAGAAGAGTTCGATAGTTAG